From Oscillatoria sp. FACHB-1407, a single genomic window includes:
- a CDS encoding ABC transporter ATP-binding protein, with protein MIKPLTHFPEATNNAVDSNEFLVVENLRKTYLSPDGGETIVLDNINLTIGENEYISIIGHSGCGKSTLLKIIAGLERLTSGSVRLEGNEIRKPGAERMMVFQHYSLLPWLTVRGNIRLAVDEVLEHVPPKEKRRIVDEHLGMVNLMSAADKYPDQLSGGMKQRVGIARALAIRPKMLLMDEPFGALDALTRGKLQRQVLDIWESHRQAVVMVTHDVDEALYMSDRIIMMTNGPAANIGEIVEVPFPHPRNLQEMRKSREYYELRNYILNFLDQHFSSDE; from the coding sequence ATGATTAAACCTCTAACCCATTTTCCTGAAGCAACCAACAACGCTGTGGATAGCAATGAGTTTTTAGTGGTTGAAAACTTAAGAAAAACCTATCTCAGTCCAGATGGAGGAGAAACGATTGTCCTCGACAATATAAACTTGACGATTGGCGAGAACGAGTACATCTCAATCATTGGTCACTCTGGTTGTGGCAAATCGACATTGTTAAAGATTATTGCTGGGCTAGAGCGGTTGACATCAGGGTCAGTGCGGCTAGAAGGCAATGAAATCCGCAAACCTGGGGCTGAGCGAATGATGGTTTTTCAACATTATTCTTTACTACCCTGGTTAACGGTTCGAGGCAATATTCGATTAGCAGTGGATGAGGTGTTAGAACACGTTCCTCCTAAAGAAAAGCGACGCATTGTCGATGAACATCTGGGGATGGTGAACTTGATGAGCGCAGCTGACAAATATCCGGATCAACTGTCGGGTGGTATGAAACAACGGGTGGGCATTGCTCGTGCGTTGGCAATTCGCCCCAAGATGTTGTTGATGGATGAGCCGTTTGGGGCGTTAGATGCGCTTACTCGTGGCAAGTTGCAGCGTCAAGTCCTTGATATTTGGGAGAGCCACCGTCAGGCAGTGGTAATGGTAACTCATGATGTAGATGAAGCCCTTTATATGTCCGATCGGATTATTATGATGACAAATGGACCTGCGGCGAATATTGGCGAAATCGTCGAAGTGCCATTCCCTCACCCCCGTAATCTCCAGGAGATGCGTAAATCTCGTGAATATTACGAGCTACGCAACTACATCTTAAATTTCTTGGATCAGCATTTTAGTAGCGACGAATAA
- a CDS encoding D-galactonate transporter has translation MSSGQWLMVSGQWLMVSGQWSMVNGQWSMVSGQWSMVNG, from the coding sequence GTGAGTAGTGGTCAATGGTTGATGGTTAGTGGTCAATGGTTGATGGTTAGTGGTCAATGGTCAATGGTCAATGGTCAGTGGTCAATGGTCAGTGGTCAATGGTCAATGGTCAATGGTTGA
- a CDS encoding CmpA/NrtA family ABC transporter substrate-binding protein codes for MDKVTRRSLLRGIGGFAAATALASCSKTASVPGLTEEAQAMEQIVDPGTLEKPNLTVGFVPVNDCAPFAIAYTKGFFRKYGLNVTLSREASWGTSRDGVIFGRLDAAPVVSGAVTNARIGAEGARQAPMCAAMTIHRHGNAMTMNKAMWDAGIRPLREYNGDLETFGRDFRRYFESLPPERRIWAVVLSSAIYEYFVRYLSAAVGVNPIEEFRIIIIPPPQMVSNVRIGAMQAYMVAEPWNTRAIAGNEGVGFTFAQGKEIWRGHPDRVLAVMESFIQENPKTYRSLVKAMIEACQFCSEPANHEEVVEIISGRSFTRAKAQYTKPAIAGEYNYGGFDNQPRIAKAEDTTIFFKMPSDLPHPENDHSTFLWQSHSLWLMTQAVRWGQISEFPADAEQRARQAWRTDLYREIAAEMGIACPNDDYKVEPAEFFIDRQAFDPSDPVGYLNRFEIRANRPTPIYLS; via the coding sequence ATGGATAAAGTAACTCGGCGATCGCTTTTACGAGGCATCGGCGGTTTCGCCGCCGCAACAGCTTTAGCGTCATGTAGTAAAACCGCTAGTGTTCCAGGGCTAACTGAAGAAGCGCAAGCCATGGAACAAATCGTAGACCCTGGCACGCTCGAAAAGCCCAATTTGACCGTTGGTTTTGTGCCTGTTAATGATTGTGCTCCATTTGCAATAGCCTATACCAAAGGCTTCTTTCGGAAATATGGGTTAAATGTCACACTCAGCCGCGAAGCCAGTTGGGGTACCTCACGCGATGGAGTCATCTTTGGACGGCTTGATGCGGCTCCAGTTGTGTCGGGGGCGGTTACCAATGCCCGCATTGGGGCAGAAGGGGCGCGTCAGGCTCCCATGTGTGCGGCGATGACAATTCATCGGCATGGCAATGCGATGACCATGAACAAAGCAATGTGGGATGCAGGAATTCGTCCCCTCCGCGAATATAACGGTGATTTAGAAACCTTTGGACGTGATTTTCGCCGCTATTTTGAGAGCTTGCCACCAGAGCGACGCATCTGGGCGGTAGTGCTCAGTTCTGCCATCTACGAATACTTTGTTCGATATCTGTCGGCGGCGGTAGGAGTGAACCCCATTGAGGAATTCCGCATTATTATCATTCCCCCACCTCAAATGGTCAGTAATGTCCGGATTGGGGCAATGCAGGCATACATGGTGGCAGAGCCATGGAATACTCGCGCCATTGCAGGAAACGAGGGAGTTGGATTTACCTTTGCTCAGGGTAAAGAAATCTGGCGAGGGCATCCCGATCGCGTACTCGCGGTGATGGAGTCCTTTATTCAAGAAAACCCCAAGACCTATCGATCGCTTGTAAAAGCAATGATTGAGGCGTGCCAGTTTTGTAGCGAACCTGCCAATCACGAAGAGGTGGTTGAAATCATCTCTGGACGTTCCTTTACGCGGGCAAAGGCGCAATACACCAAACCGGCGATCGCAGGCGAGTACAACTATGGCGGATTTGATAACCAACCTCGAATCGCCAAGGCAGAAGATACCACCATTTTCTTCAAAATGCCGTCCGATTTGCCCCACCCAGAAAATGACCATTCCACGTTTCTCTGGCAATCTCACAGCCTGTGGTTAATGACTCAAGCGGTTCGCTGGGGGCAGATTTCAGAGTTTCCTGCCGATGCAGAGCAGCGGGCACGACAAGCGTGGCGAACTGACCTCTACCGTGAGATCGCAGCTGAGATGGGCATTGCCTGTCCCAATGATGATTACAAGGTTGAGCCTGCCGAGTTTTTTATCGATCGCCAGGCATTTGATCCCAGTGACCCCGTTGGATATCTCAATCGTTTTGAAATTCGGGCAAACCGCCCAACGCCAATCTATCTGAGTTAG
- the ntrB gene encoding nitrate ABC transporter permease translates to MILQSSVQAVSTAASVGWRKFLRPAIFRDTVMLPSLGFATLILLWWIIATFFSTLLPTPLQALADNWEYISNPFFRRGVGDLGIGWLLLASLRRVFTGFLLGSLVAIPIGFWIGTSKHAMLAINPIVQILRPVSPVAWLPIALAVFNQANPSAIYVIFITSLWSTVINTAVGVSSVPKDYINVAQVLEMPRWRQLYKVILPASLPYIFTGLRISLGIAWLVIVAVEMLTGGIGIGFFIWDEWNRLSLSSIFLAILVIGLTGLIMDWLLIKLQQAVTHRPVQQT, encoded by the coding sequence ATGATCTTGCAATCTAGTGTTCAAGCCGTTTCTACGGCTGCTAGTGTTGGCTGGAGAAAATTTCTTCGCCCCGCCATATTTCGAGATACGGTTATGCTGCCGTCGCTGGGTTTTGCCACATTGATTTTGTTGTGGTGGATTATTGCAACTTTCTTTTCAACCCTATTACCCACTCCACTTCAAGCGTTGGCTGACAACTGGGAATACATCAGCAACCCATTTTTTCGACGAGGAGTAGGTGATTTAGGGATTGGGTGGCTCTTGCTTGCCAGCTTGCGACGGGTGTTTACAGGCTTTTTGTTGGGTTCATTGGTTGCAATTCCGATTGGGTTTTGGATTGGCACATCTAAACATGCAATGTTAGCCATTAACCCCATTGTGCAAATTCTGCGCCCGGTGTCTCCTGTGGCTTGGCTACCGATTGCACTGGCGGTATTTAACCAGGCGAACCCATCAGCCATTTACGTCATCTTTATCACGTCATTGTGGTCTACGGTGATCAACACCGCTGTGGGGGTTTCCAGTGTTCCTAAAGACTATATCAATGTCGCTCAAGTGCTAGAAATGCCCCGATGGCGGCAACTCTACAAAGTAATTTTGCCCGCCAGTCTGCCCTACATCTTTACTGGATTGCGGATCAGTTTGGGAATTGCCTGGTTGGTCATTGTAGCGGTTGAGATGTTGACGGGCGGTATTGGTATTGGCTTCTTCATCTGGGATGAGTGGAATCGTTTATCCCTCAGCTCTATCTTCTTAGCGATCTTGGTGATTGGTTTGACAGGTTTGATTATGGATTGGCTCCTGATTAAGTTGCAGCAGGCAGTGACTCACCGCCCAGTACAACAAACTTAA
- a CDS encoding protein-tyrosine phosphatase family protein: protein MQVQRTVRSLYKLIGHITSDSATSSTQVSGRSVVHWVLPNCLAIGALPKEGASVTLAQAGIKAILSLCAPSEGQLPNDVAQSFRCLRFILPDSQFIAGLQVQQLAVAVDLIHSSIQADEPMYVHCLAGIERSPTVCIAYLCRYHNLELWEAVNCLKQAHARSMPTNAQIQVIREFLQSPINPSEDGFATWN, encoded by the coding sequence ATGCAGGTGCAACGAACGGTGCGATCGCTGTATAAATTGATCGGTCACATCACATCAGACTCAGCCACATCATCTACTCAAGTCAGTGGTCGTTCTGTTGTCCATTGGGTGCTGCCAAATTGTCTTGCCATTGGTGCATTGCCCAAAGAGGGAGCAAGCGTCACATTGGCCCAAGCAGGAATTAAAGCCATTCTCTCATTATGTGCTCCGTCTGAGGGGCAGTTGCCCAATGATGTGGCTCAAAGCTTTCGTTGTCTGCGGTTTATCTTGCCAGACAGTCAATTTATTGCGGGGTTGCAAGTTCAACAACTTGCTGTAGCTGTTGATCTCATCCATAGCAGCATTCAAGCGGATGAACCGATGTATGTGCATTGCTTAGCGGGAATTGAGCGATCGCCCACGGTTTGTATCGCCTATCTCTGTCGCTATCACAATTTAGAACTGTGGGAAGCAGTCAATTGTTTGAAGCAAGCTCATGCGCGATCGATGCCAACGAATGCTCAAATTCAAGTTATTCGTGAGTTTCTGCAAAGTCCTATAAATCCATCTGAAGATGGTTTTGCAACATGGAATTAA
- a CDS encoding LysR family transcriptional regulator, producing MIHATLHQLKVFEATARHGSFTRAAEELFLTQPTVSMQVKQLTKAVGLPLFEQVGKRLYLTDAGRELFSTCQQIFSNLEQLEMKVADMKGMKQGHLRLAVITTTKYFMPRLLGPFCQKYPGIDVSLTVTNHEQVIERLANNQDDLYVMSQLPDHIEIKAHPFLDNPLVVIAPANHPLANEKNITLKRLAEETFIMREPGSGTRSAFQKLLDSQGLSVKVRLELGSNEAIKQAIVGGLGISVLSRHTLTPDTYGELTVLDVEGFPIQREWYVVYLSGKQLSVLASTFLEYLQKESVPLFSSAYKRGANSDNPSPVPLVEATNYN from the coding sequence GTGATTCACGCCACGCTTCATCAACTTAAGGTATTCGAGGCTACTGCTCGTCATGGCAGCTTTACCAGAGCCGCCGAAGAACTGTTTCTGACCCAGCCCACCGTATCGATGCAGGTCAAACAGCTTACCAAAGCCGTTGGTCTGCCCCTGTTTGAACAAGTTGGTAAACGGCTCTATCTGACTGACGCAGGTCGGGAACTGTTCTCAACTTGCCAGCAAATTTTCAGCAATTTAGAGCAACTTGAAATGAAAGTGGCAGACATGAAAGGCATGAAACAGGGACACCTGCGCCTGGCTGTCATCACTACCACAAAATATTTCATGCCCCGTTTGTTGGGTCCCTTCTGTCAAAAATATCCCGGTATCGACGTTTCCCTGACCGTTACTAATCACGAGCAGGTAATTGAGCGTCTGGCAAACAACCAGGATGACCTATACGTTATGAGCCAATTACCTGACCACATTGAAATCAAGGCTCACCCGTTTCTAGACAATCCCCTGGTGGTGATCGCACCTGCCAATCACCCCCTTGCCAACGAAAAGAATATTACTCTGAAGCGGTTGGCAGAAGAAACGTTCATCATGCGAGAACCTGGCTCTGGAACTCGCAGCGCATTTCAAAAGCTACTGGATAGCCAGGGTCTTTCGGTCAAAGTGCGGTTGGAATTAGGCAGCAACGAAGCGATTAAACAGGCGATCGTTGGAGGATTGGGGATCTCAGTCCTGTCTCGACATACCCTGACCCCAGATACCTATGGAGAACTCACCGTTCTCGATGTAGAAGGCTTTCCCATCCAACGAGAATGGTATGTCGTCTATCTATCTGGTAAACAGCTATCAGTACTTGCCAGCACCTTTTTAGAATATCTGCAAAAAGAGTCTGTACCCCTCTTTAGCAGTGCCTACAAGCGAGGAGCCAATTCCGACAATCCATCCCCTGTGCCACTCGTGGAAGCGACCAACTATAACTAG
- the lepA gene encoding translation elongation factor 4: protein MTDVPVSRIRNFSIIAHIDHGKSTLADRLLQTTGTVSAREMKEQFLDNMDLERERGITIKLQAARMSYPSEDGQTYVLNLIDTPGHVDFSYEVSRSLAACEGALLVVDASQGVEAQTLANVYLALEHNLEIIPVLNKIDLPGAEPDRVKQEIEEIIGLDCSGAILASAKEGIGISEILESIVHLVPPPQDTVKDPLRALIFDSYYDPYRGVIVYFRVMDGTLKKGDRIRLMASHKEYQIDELGVLSPNQVQVEELHAGEVGYLAAAIKAVEDARVGDTITLATAPAKEPLPGYKEAKPMVFCGLFPTDADDFENLREALEKLRLNDAALQYEPETSSAMGFGFRCGFLGLLHMEIVQERLEREYNLDLITTAPSVVYRVTKIDGEELYIDNPSHLPDPQDREKMEEPYVQVDMITPEEFVGALMELSQSRRGVFKDMKYLAQGRTTLVYEIPLAEVVTDFFDQMKSRSRGYASMEYQLIGYRENPLVKLDILINGDPVDPLATIVHRDKAYYVGKALVEKLKELIPRHQFKIPIQASIGSRVIASEHIPALRKDVLAKCYGGDISRKKKLLQKQAKGKKRLKAIGTVDVPQEAFMAVLKL, encoded by the coding sequence ATGACTGACGTACCCGTTTCCCGAATCCGAAATTTTTCGATCATTGCTCACATCGACCACGGCAAATCAACCCTGGCTGACCGATTGTTACAAACAACGGGCACGGTGAGTGCGCGTGAGATGAAAGAGCAGTTTCTTGACAACATGGATCTAGAGCGAGAACGGGGCATTACGATTAAGTTGCAAGCGGCTCGCATGTCCTACCCGTCGGAAGATGGTCAAACCTATGTGTTGAACTTGATTGACACACCAGGGCACGTTGACTTTTCCTACGAAGTGTCGCGATCGCTCGCTGCCTGTGAAGGGGCGTTGCTGGTGGTGGATGCCTCTCAGGGGGTAGAAGCGCAAACCCTGGCTAACGTTTATCTGGCGTTAGAACACAACCTGGAAATTATTCCTGTTCTGAATAAAATTGACCTGCCTGGAGCAGAGCCAGATCGGGTCAAGCAGGAGATTGAAGAAATCATCGGGTTAGACTGTAGCGGAGCCATTTTGGCATCGGCAAAGGAAGGGATCGGTATCAGTGAGATCCTGGAGTCGATTGTGCATCTGGTGCCCCCACCCCAGGACACCGTCAAAGACCCATTACGGGCATTGATTTTTGATAGCTATTACGATCCCTATCGGGGAGTGATTGTTTACTTCCGGGTGATGGATGGCACGCTGAAGAAGGGCGATCGCATCCGCTTGATGGCATCTCATAAGGAATACCAGATTGACGAACTGGGCGTGCTTTCCCCCAACCAGGTACAAGTCGAGGAACTTCATGCGGGTGAGGTAGGTTACTTAGCCGCTGCCATTAAAGCGGTTGAAGATGCGCGTGTAGGGGACACGATCACGCTGGCGACTGCTCCCGCTAAGGAACCCTTACCGGGTTATAAAGAAGCCAAGCCGATGGTGTTCTGTGGGCTGTTTCCCACCGATGCCGATGACTTTGAAAACCTGCGGGAAGCCCTGGAGAAACTGCGTCTCAACGATGCGGCTCTGCAATACGAACCAGAAACCTCCAGTGCAATGGGCTTCGGCTTCCGTTGTGGCTTCTTAGGATTGCTGCACATGGAGATTGTGCAGGAACGTCTGGAGCGGGAATACAATCTGGATCTGATTACAACAGCTCCCTCGGTGGTCTATCGGGTAACGAAGATAGACGGGGAAGAACTGTACATTGATAACCCAAGCCATCTGCCCGATCCCCAGGATCGCGAAAAGATGGAGGAACCCTACGTCCAGGTGGACATGATCACCCCGGAAGAGTTTGTCGGGGCGTTGATGGAGTTGAGCCAGAGCCGTCGGGGTGTGTTTAAGGACATGAAATACCTGGCGCAGGGGCGTACAACCCTGGTCTACGAGATTCCTCTGGCGGAGGTCGTCACAGACTTTTTTGACCAGATGAAGTCGCGATCGCGTGGGTATGCCAGCATGGAGTACCAACTCATTGGCTATCGCGAAAATCCCCTAGTGAAGCTTGATATCCTGATTAACGGGGATCCCGTTGATCCTCTAGCAACCATCGTGCATCGAGACAAGGCTTACTACGTCGGTAAGGCGTTGGTTGAGAAGCTGAAGGAACTGATCCCCAGGCACCAGTTCAAGATCCCGATTCAAGCGTCGATTGGCAGTCGGGTCATTGCCAGCGAACACATCCCCGCACTCCGCAAAGATGTATTGGCGAAGTGTTACGGCGGGGACATTAGCCGGAAGAAAAAGCTGTTGCAAAAGCAAGCTAAGGGTAAGAAGCGACTGAAGGCGATTGGAACGGTAGATGTGCCCCAGGAAGCATTCATGGCGGTGCTGAAGCTCTAA